A single window of Burkholderiales bacterium DNA harbors:
- a CDS encoding DUF1161 domain-containing protein has protein sequence MSHQRKFALLLASSLIGFSLSYVAPAQDETKESPPVLKRKPCEELKAEIDAKLQAKGVTAYTLEIVPNEDVGDQKVVGSCDGGTKKITYKRN, from the coding sequence ATGTCGCACCAACGCAAGTTTGCATTGCTTCTCGCTTCGTCATTGATTGGCTTCTCCTTGAGTTACGTTGCGCCGGCCCAAGACGAAACTAAAGAAAGTCCGCCGGTATTGAAGCGGAAGCCTTGCGAAGAGCTGAAGGCAGAAATTGATGCGAAGCTCCAGGCGAAAGGCGTTACCGCCTACACTTTGGAAATCGTTCCGAACGAAGATGTGGGGGACCAGAAAGTGGTTGGCAGCTGTGACGGCGGAACGAAAAAAATTACCTACAAGAGAAACTAA
- the serB gene encoding phosphoserine phosphatase SerB, giving the protein MNLIIQGSETANRDLRQLAKLAGASRIERITGEAFRLCEARARDGVAEYCQNAKLDFAFVPANRKLADFGLLAMDMDSTLISIECIDELADIQGIKDEVSQITASSVRGEIEFAESVRRRVALLAGLAESALQKVYDQRLQLSPGAERMLAALKAAGVKTFLITSGFTYFAEQLKKRLHLDFIYSNELEIVNGKLSGKLTGKIVDADAKAAKVEEMRKRLGFKKDQVIAMGDGANDLKMMAQAGISIAYHAQPIVRRQTTYAINHVGLDGIINLFA; this is encoded by the coding sequence ATGAACCTTATCATTCAAGGCAGCGAGACCGCGAACCGTGATCTCAGGCAATTGGCAAAACTTGCCGGCGCTTCGCGCATCGAACGAATCACCGGCGAGGCATTCCGCCTGTGCGAAGCGCGCGCGCGCGATGGTGTCGCGGAATACTGCCAGAATGCGAAGCTCGATTTCGCCTTTGTACCTGCAAACCGCAAGCTTGCCGATTTCGGATTGCTGGCAATGGATATGGATTCCACGTTGATTAGCATCGAATGTATTGACGAGCTTGCCGATATTCAAGGCATCAAAGACGAGGTCTCGCAAATCACCGCGAGCTCGGTACGCGGCGAAATCGAGTTTGCCGAAAGCGTGCGCCGTCGCGTGGCCCTTCTCGCCGGTCTCGCGGAATCCGCATTGCAGAAAGTTTATGACCAGCGGCTGCAGCTTTCGCCCGGCGCGGAGCGGATGCTGGCCGCGTTGAAAGCGGCCGGCGTCAAAACATTTTTAATTACCAGCGGTTTTACTTATTTTGCCGAACAACTGAAAAAGCGCTTGCACCTCGATTTTATTTATTCAAACGAACTGGAAATTGTTAATGGCAAATTGAGCGGCAAGCTGACCGGGAAAATCGTCGACGCCGACGCCAAGGCGGCTAAAGTCGAAGAAATGCGCAAGCGGCTCGGATTTAAAAAGGACCAGGTCATCGCCATGGGCGACGGCGCCAACGATTTAAAAATGATGGCGCAGGCCGGAATCAGCATCGCCTATCACGCCCAGCCCATCGTCCGCAGGCAAACGACTTACGCCATCAACCATGTCGGCCTGGACGGAATAATTAATTTATTCGCCTAA
- a CDS encoding cytochrome b/b6 domain-containing protein, which yields MEDSEGLRMKYGRFTRILHTLIAFGISLELLLSLVMKAPKLGRVLTPLQSFGYEAHKMVGMAVFAVLFLHWIVLVSGHAYKGIGHFFPWFSNARMHTVLSDIRELLKLKVGDPEQEDSFSGAIEGLGFIVGSILAASGIVLFFGIAEHGDMSAVTHAIKEFHEFWGPVMWGYLGIHAGAAMVHVGLGHRSILSTFTW from the coding sequence ATGGAAGATTCCGAAGGACTGCGTATGAAGTACGGCCGCTTCACAAGGATACTGCATACCCTCATTGCCTTTGGGATTTCGCTCGAGCTTTTGTTAAGTCTCGTGATGAAAGCGCCGAAGCTTGGACGCGTGCTCACACCTCTGCAATCGTTCGGTTACGAGGCACACAAAATGGTCGGTATGGCCGTTTTCGCCGTGCTTTTCCTGCATTGGATTGTCTTGGTGTCCGGCCATGCGTACAAAGGCATCGGGCACTTCTTTCCGTGGTTTTCCAATGCGCGCATGCATACAGTGTTGAGCGATATTCGCGAACTCCTCAAACTTAAGGTGGGAGACCCTGAGCAAGAGGACAGCTTTTCGGGCGCGATTGAAGGTCTCGGCTTCATTGTGGGAAGCATCCTCGCTGCAAGCGGAATAGTGCTTTTCTTCGGGATTGCCGAGCACGGCGATATGAGCGCGGTCACTCATGCGATCAAGGAATTCCATGAGTTCTGGGGTCCCGTCATGTGGGGCTATCTGGGGATCCACGCTGGCGCAGCGATGGTACACGTTGGGCTGGGACATCGTTCGATCCTATCTACCTTCACATGGTGA